In the genome of Anguilla anguilla isolate fAngAng1 chromosome 15, fAngAng1.pri, whole genome shotgun sequence, the window catgcccgcccgcccgcccgcccgtccgtCTTTACCGACGCGTCCCTGAATCAAAGAAGACTGTTGAGTCGAGGTCATGCCTTtcagcgagaaaaaaaaaaaaaaaacccaagaggAGACGATTACTCACATCCGCCCGGTTTCCCGGGAAACGCTGCCGCTCTGGCCTCGCTGGGCTCGGCGAGCTCCTCTGGTTCTGCTCTCGGGTCTGCAGGTCTGGAGCTCCTCTGGTTCTGCCCTCGGGTCTGGAGCTCCTCTGGTTCTGCTCTCGGGTCTGCAGGTCTGGAGCTCCTCTGGTTCTGCTCTCGGGTCTGGAGCTCCTCTGGTTCTGCTCTCGGGTCAGGAGCTCCTCTGGTTCTGCTCTCGGGTCTGGAGCTCCTCTGGTTCTGCTCTCGGGTCTGGAGCTCCTCTGGTTCTGCTCTCGGGTCTGGAGCTCCTCTGGTTCTGCTCTCGGGTCTGGAGGCGAAGCGGCTCTGCGGGGAAGTGAGACCTGCGGTGCTGTGGCGGGCGGTCCGAGACACAGCTGCACGAAAGAACGCTTCCTCCTAGAAAGcgaggttttttttggggggtttttttggggttttttttttttattttagattttttttggggaCTGCCGGGTACAGACCGCACCAAGCCTCGTGTAACCACGGCTGCGACCAGGGGTGCCATttggggcgaggaggggggagggagttgGGACAATTCCAAGAGCCCTGAATGACCGGAGTCCTCAAAAACAACACGATGGTGGGGcccaatttgaaatattttcatgggATGCTAAAACCCCTGGTGGCGCCCCTGGCTGTGACTGACACCACGGACTGATTATTTTGGCACTCGTTAACAGATCGTGTGATAAGTGATCGCATTTCAAGTGAGAAATGGTGAAAGCTGCCTCTGCGTGAACCACCCAGATGAGCTAAATAGGACCCAACAATCACAGGACATGAGCTGTGTCCCTGAGCCAAAAACCTCCAGGCTTCAAACTGGCAGTACCCTTAACTTCAGAACTCCCATCAAGCAAGGAGcaggaaatattttttggtCTTTcaatcaaaactgaaaacatttgtcATTTATTGTTTGAATGCAAGTGGATTGTGGGGGGTGAGAAAGCCATAAGAAgcaaacattaaacaaataGCTACAGTTCAGGAAGCATCAATCACATAAGGACATGAGCAGAAaaagcagggggaaaaaaatcaattttattttcccttcaGTTGCAGTACAGATGTCTGGCTTTTTGTCcttctttattattttgaaaaattaatcGAAGAAGCACAAGGTCAGGTGCCTCATAAACCGAAAAAAGGATGGAAGTCGTTCTTTTGAAGGGCAGCGCCGTCTGAATTCCTCAGACAACGggggtctttttttaaaaaaacgtccGCCACTTCAAACGGATCCGGCTGGGTCGTGATGAGCTTTACTTTGTTGACGAAGACGGGCTTTTTAATTACCAAACTACATCAGACCTTGTAAAGATGCGGGCGAGAACGTCGGTCCAATCAGGGGAGACTGCGATAACGTTTCGCAGTGTCGGGCTGTTGTTTCACGGGGATCCTCCTCAGTGCGCTAACCCTCCAGCACCAGCCCTGTCATAAACcctgtctgctcctctctggCTGGGGCGACGCCCTGGTCTAGCGGCGCGTATGATGGAGGATGTGACTGTTTTGCGCCGGcgtctgctcttaattatttaacacCCCGATCGTTTAATTAATCTGACACTTTTTTGGGTGTGTCGCAGCTGTCGgcggcgtgcgtgtgtgtgtcctcggggggggggggggggggggggctttactGCCGTGTGATGAAGGAGCAAACCCTCGCCATGGCGCGCAGCTGTTTACACAATTAAAGCCAAAAAGAACTGCGGTTAAAAAGCCGAGCGTTAAAGTGTGCAGCCCCTCTATCTTAGGGCCCTCAGCCACGCCCTTAAGGGCCCTCAGGCACAATCTTAGGGCCCTCAGGCACGCTCTTAGGGCCCTCAGGCACGCTCTTAGGGCCCTCAGGCACGCTCTTAGGGCCCTCAGGCACGATCTTAGGCCCCTCAGCCACGCCCTTAAGGGCCCTCAGGCACAATCTTAGGGCCCTCAGATGCACTCTTAGGGCCCCTCAGTCATGCTCTTAGGGCCCCTCAGTCACGCCCTTAGGGCCCTCAAACACGCTTTCATGGCCCTTAGCAGCGCTTTTAGGGTcccttagccccccccccccccatcccccgggGCCCTCAGGGCTGGTCCTCGGAGATCTGGAGCTGGGGGGTGCTGATCTCGCCGGACGAGGGCAGGCCGCTGGCCACGCGCAGCAGGCAGCTGATCACCATGTCCTTGGCCCGGGCGGCCTCCAGGTTCTGCTCGCGGGACAGCTGCTGGGTGATCTGGTCCACACTGGTGAGGATGAGCTCGGAGGCCAGCACGGCGGAGGGGGAGCCCTGCTGGGCCAGGCTCTCCACCATGTACTGGCGGTACAGGTCcaccagcttctgctccaggtACGCGTTCAGCTGCGAGTTGGAGagcgggccgccgccgccgccgtggaACAGGAAGCTGCGGTCCTTGCCGCTGCTCGTCCGCCAGCGGGAGGAGTCGCCGCGCGCGGGGGCCCGGGACGAGCGGGGCGGCGAGCCCCGGCCGGGGGGGGACTCCAGGGGCGGGGGGATTTCGCTGGACTGCAGGAACGGGCCgctggggaggcgggggctgCCGGCCGCCTCCCCCTGTCCCGCGCCGAGGCTGAGGGGGAGGACCTGGTCGCCCCCGATCAGCAGGTCGCTGTAGTTCTTGCAGATGCTCTTGCAGGACGACGGCACCAGGAAGGTGTCCCCGCTGGGTTTGGACAGCCAGGGGATGTCCACTTCGGGGGTGGTCTGCCAGCCCTGCGCGGGGATGCTGCTCCGGTCGCCGCGACGACCCCCGGGCACAGTTTGGGACGGGCCAGGAACGGCGCCGCGCCCGTCTCCGCCAGGCGCCTCCGTCGCTGACCGGGGCCTggcggaacgttccggaaaaCCGCCGGGCTCCGCCATGTCCCCGTGCGGCGGTTCGAGCTCGGAGGGGGGCGCGTGGGGGGGCTCGGAGTCCAGGCAGAACCGCATTCTCCAGAGAGCACTTTCACAAAACATCCCTGCAATGCGAGAGCGACACACCACAGAGCTCAGACACGGCCCTCGGGAcctgccaccagggggcgccaaCTCCCAGCcttttccctgtctctcactGGCACATGCAGCAGCGCTGACCCTGCAGGGTCTTaggcctgcattcaatcaacactttgtccttaactttgactgaaaattaaataaaagtctGCTTTTTTGGTCTACAGAAGCGCACTTTGGCAAGTATAGTCATCGTTAAAAACGAATGCGCTGAGCTgcatttgtgaaagaaaaaaactttcatgtttgcatttgcttgTATGTTAAgatcaaatactttttttgattgaatacaggccttaATTGAATACAGTGTCTGGCAATGAAATATACCTTTTCTGTACTAATAAGCACTGCTGTGCTTGATATGGAAGCAAATAATTTGTGAGATTATTAACAACTGCCATTTCTCTGCCAGGGAAAGCCAAGAAAAGTGATAAAAAGGGACAAATATCATACTGTCATTTTAGATTTCAAATAGCAGCAACCTTTCAGCTTTCAAATAGCAGCAACAGGTCATTTTTTGTCTTGTCTCGAAAAATCCAAACATTCAGCAATGATCTTATattggaaataaatgtaaatatgaactTTATCTGTGACTTTGCAGCCAACAGGATGGCCCTCATCTACTTGCGGGACATTCGATTCGAttctatacgcctgctcgaccactccgctctgtagcagcagggcgccttgcacTCCCTCCCACCCGAGCAAAGAAATCACGAAGCTTCTGCACCCGAGCTCCCCTgtggtggaacaaacttcctgtccctcttcaaaccgctcactacccatcttccgccgtggtctgaagacgcatctcttcagactatacctggactaactgccaccactctgtatatcatttcactttaaataccccccctttcatgacactcatgttacatgtacccccattccagcccttttttgtgatttgtatttgtcctaatattgtagcttcttcttctccctagtttggcttggcatacgTTAGGTCCGaacagtgttcactgtgtgaactgaactgtgttcttggctcgAAATAGCTGTAAGGAAATGAGTCTCATACCTCATTGAacccgtgttttgtagttgtccaacgACTATGATATacacttttgtacatcgctttggataaaagcgtctgctaaataaatgtaatgtaatgtaacttccAGATCACTCTATACATTTTGTTTACCAGCCAAACTCATTGGTGACAATACGGTGGTGCTAAACCAGAGGAGCGTGTCCTGAAATATCTTACCTGTAGTTGGGATCGATGCAGGCGCACGTCTCTCTGATCTGGAGCTGCACCCTGAGCCTGTGAAGTTCAGCAAGGAGGAAACAGCAGTAACAGTGCAGTTACAACGACACCCTCAAAACcccagagagagcgagagcgagagagagagagagagagagcgagagagacagctGCCCGCCCTGCAGTAACACCCCGGTGGCAGCAGGTAGCAGCGGTGTCctcagccagagagagagcaagagacaccCTCCCTGCAGGTATGTAATATACAAGGTATGTAtgtaatattaaatgtaatatatgaatattttatatgGTGACTTCATCAGAATGGCTTTCAAACACCTGCTAGTATTTTATCGTATTTTATGATTTCCTGAGCGGGATGGGCACATTCATGAACAGCCAGTACTGCATGTCACAGATTATTAAATAGAGACTAGAAACTGAGACAGAGCGTCTTTGGAGAAGCGAAACTTTCAGGTGCCTTGTTTGGACCAGATAGGTGAGAAAGCAAAACCCCACAGCATTCATGAAAGTAACATTCGTAAAAACAGACTCCAATTGtttttcgctttttttttttaaacatttgcttggtaaaaataattttatgtgcTTTACCAAGGCATTTTTAGTGTATGTATAAGAGCAATAACTGCacagcaaactttttttttcagagaaccAAGCATTCTAAAATGGgtgaaactaaattaaaatttagcTGCTTTGCATGAAAGAGGAAGTGGTCCTTGGGAGCCCTGAGGCATGCAGAAAGTCAGGCCAGCTGGTAGAACGGTTTCCTTTCTGTCAGATTTGGCCCGAGTGGCTGAATGATGTGATGATTATTTGTTCCCATCAGCCAAACAGGCCCTCTGTGTGGCCCTGTCCTACAGATGGTTTGTTTGCGCAGTAGCAGCCAGCGATGGTCTTTTAAAGTGCTACAGCAGAGACTTCTGTGTGTTGATAAATGGGGTTTGGGGATGGTCTTAATAATAGACCCAGTGCTGAGCTAATTGCTCTTTTACTTCCACTGAAAACAGTAATGGAGTGACTGGGAGGACCAGACCAGCATGTGCTGCAAAGTGAATGAAGAACTCAAATGCCTTGAACTTCTTTATGGACAGTTAAATTTAAGGAGTTTCCACagtgagaagtgttttttttttttgtttttttttccaaagaattaTTTTAAGTGGTCGTCTATTCTGGCACAAGTACTGCCGGTTATTGCACTAGAGTTTATTATTGCCCGTGAAAACCAGGCCTTGTGTAGCTAACTGCCGTTTGAAAGCAAATGAAAACCCGTTCTGTTTGAGAAACGGCAtcatgtcgctggtgagctgtcaggtcaaatatgaaaatatgagaatgtgaaaatgtgaaccAGTCTGAGGTGAAGCTGTGAGGATAAGAGGACACGTCTGTCATTTACTTTGTGTTTCCTCCTGAAAAGGatgatgcaattttttttataaatatatgtatttttatgggTTTCTCAGCTTATTTGACAGCACAGAGTAGAGAGTCATGAAGAatggggagcgagagagagagagagacggagagacagagacagagagacagggagaccttgtttttgtttcaagaCCTGTGTCCTTCCGAAGCCCAGAACCCTGCTGGACCCCACTCTGGACAGCCTGCCCCAGCGGCCAATGGAAAAGAAGGGCTCAGGGGTCCTTGTAGCAGCTGCCCCAGCGGCTGCCTGAGTGAAATCAGATTCAGCCCTACTGTTTGCAAGGCATGTAACAGTAAACACTGGCCCCGCAAAAGAGTGAGTGTATATACCCAGAGTGAGTTTTTACTCCCAGAGTGGGTTTATGCACCCAGAGAGGGTTTATACACCCAGAGAGTGCTGATATACCCAGAGTGAGTTTATACACCCAGAGAGTGCTGATATACCCAGAGTGAGTTTATACACCCAGAGAGTGCTGATATACCCAGAGTGAGTTTATACACCCAAAGTGCCCTTATTAACTTGAACACAATGGCGGTGCTGTCTTTGTTCTGCAGCTAATAAACTCACTTTGGAAACATTAAACTGCCTACaggatatttttcttttttaataagttAGGGAGCGAGAACTCCTCGAGCTGTCCTCTGAGTAACAGCGTCTGCTTCATCAAACCGTCCCGACTGCACCAGGGGGAGCCATAGCTGTGCGCTAACAACAGACTTGTTATCAATGGCGCACTGAAGGCAGCTGCGctcatattttatatgtttttatacgtttaaaacaaattcatatctgaaatttttttttttctgcgtgaTGCAGCCGTAGCTGTACAGAGGCAAGACGCGCGTCGCAACGCGCCTACAGTTGTCCCTGACCGCCAAAGCCCTCGACGCAGGTGCTGCGTGACTCATCTCTGACTAACAAAAAACACTTCCTACGCCTTACGCGGCGAACGCAGCACAGCCCATGAGAACAGCTGCTCCCCTGTGGTCGTCCAGCATCGTCTTTTGTTTAACTGGCCTTTTCTCGCTGCTGACATGAATCCCGATGGTGGCAGCAGACTCGGGCAGACGATAACAAAAGAGATGGCGGCCATACTGTTCGGCCATCTCCTGATGGCGTCAGAGGACAGGCTCTGCTGCAGGTCATGTCTCCTGTTAGCATGCAGTCAGACAGAGTTAAATatgtggagaggggagagagacggagatggagggggagagggaggtagagggggagagggacgggggaaGGTAGAGTGACAGAGGGGGGGTGGTAGAGGGGGAAAGTGAGGTGGAGGTAtagggggagatggaggggaacgtagagggggagggatggagggggagagggaggtagaggggaaaaggggggaggtagggggggtgggtgagaggtagagagggagagagggggcagaggtggaggtggaggtagaGGGGGGGagtagagggggagagggaggtggaggtagaggggagaggggagagggggagagggaggtggaggtagggggggggagggatgtggAGGTAGAGGggaacagggagggggagggagacagggacagggagaggggggtatagggggagagagagagagggaaggtggagagggagagggaggtgtaggtagagggggagaggggggagggatggggaggtagagggggacagggagggggagggagacagggacagggagaggggggtatagggggagagagagagagggagggtggagagggagagggaggtgtaggtagagggggagaggggggaggtggagagggagagggatggggaggtgTAGgtagagggggaaagggggcagGTGAAGAGTAagcctgggggggagggggtggtagAGGGGGAGGAGTTAGGGTATTGTTGTCCTGCCCCTGGGTGCAATATCAGCTTTTACAGCAACAAGACCTGAACTTTCATAAACCTCTAACAGATCTACTTTTTGCTTGCACGTCTGTTTTAGGATTGTGATAGTAAGCTTTCTGGCCTTATTTGGACATTAACTATAAGAATCTGATTTGTATTATGGCTCTAGGCTGACATCTGttaactttcatttatttccttattgATTTTGCACTTAACCAGCATGCTTTGCAAGAGAGATTCAGAAACTGGAGTTTTCTTGACGACAGCGATTCAATATTCAATACTATGTTGCTCAGCAGCTTTCAGAAGAGAATCAAtgtattcaacaaaaaaaacgcaGGGCAGCATTCTGTCAAAACTACAAGTAAACCGCacgtatgactgtgtgtgtgaaatcaatgGACATGCGGTTGTGGGGCAGTATCGCGTTAAAACAAACGATCTAGAATCTCTGACATCACATAAAACGTCTGACTAGCTAGCACAAGGTAGTTAAGCTACATAAATGGCTTGCTTAGTCACAATTTCCTTACCTCACGTAAAAACAAACAGTGGAATCAGTTTTAAGGTGTACGAGATTGTTCCGCTCTTGCAGCAATTTGACGTGCTTCAGGTAAATAAGTCCTGCTGCTTTTGCAGACTCGAGCACAAGCTTTCTAATCAGTGgtgttgaaaatataatttcacgTTTTAGCTAATTAGGAGCAGTTCCAGTAAAGTAACTTTGTTCCTTGACTGAACAGCAAGTATGTTTAGGCGTATTAATATGGCTCATGGTGTGCTTTTTAAAGTATCTATAAGGTACCAGTTGGGCATAAGTGACACACGGTGTGTAGCATGCAGAGTTATGGAGGGAATGTGACGGGCGTGGGcaaaaatcataaaatcataCATGCATCAGCTCAGGAGGGCACCAATCGAAAGGCTGAAGTCACACTGggctctcattggctgcttTCAGCCGGGTTTGATTCTAAGGTCAAACTCGCTTCTCCAGCTGCACGGTATGTGAGTTTAGAACGCCGGTGGAAAAAGAACTCATCGCTTTCTGTCCTCCCATTGGTCAACACTGAGTGGGAGGAGTCTCACACTCCAGTGTTCCAGGGCTGCCGCATGCGCTGTAGAATCTCTGTGCATTAACACTCCGTGGACCCTTCGTGAACTGCACTGTAATGTCGTGAGATTTGTGGTGAACTGTGGGATCTTCTCAACAAATTAAGAAGACAGTCAATTAGCAGGTATATCCCTTTATTAACAAAAGTATAAGCACAcatgatctctctctcacacaaacgcgcaaacacacacacacacacacacacacacacacacacagaaagacctactgaaatgattgaaatgaaGACCTACTGAAATGATTGAAATGTGTGTAAACCTTGTTTGAACATTTTGCCCAGGAGCACATTggttctcgctctctctcctgctcaaaCACACTTTTCAGTTCTTCTCTGTCTTGGCCTTTGGGCTGAAGAAGGCGGACATGCTCTTCATCCCAGTCTTGTCTGCTTTGGCCAGCGATTTCTGCGCCGCGCTCATCTTCTTCGGAGGCTGAGAGGAGAAACcgaatttttaataattaaataaaattttatataaCTCCACCAATGCCAGGGGCACAGGACAGAGTGGTGAACACCCCCACAAGCTGCATTAATTGCCCTCAAAACAGGTTCACTGGTGAATTTCCATTAGAAGCTTTTAACACTGCTGAAATACATTCAAGTCCTCAGACAGGATTCTTCTTCTGTTCCAAACATATCTGTCCTTATTTCACTATTGTAAGGATATTTCAATTGATTGATTGTACTAAGCAGTTGGCATATATAGCATAACAGCAGCTACAATACTCTTGTATTAAAGTTGTCATAAATAATACTGAAATACTTCTGAACATTACATCAAAACATCTAGAGACCATGGCAATGGAAAAGGAAGAAGCAATGCAAGCCGTGTACAGTTACGTAAAAGCTCATTTATAATAACCTCTCTAGCTGTAGCAGGCCAGATATTACTCATGGTGTACTTTGGTGCGTACAGATTTacaaaaattcaatttattcaaaaagtaaataaaagatgaaGTCGTTTTTCTGCATAGTGTCCGTCAAATGCgcaaaacattaacatttttaacgatgtttaatcaaaaaatgaaaaatcgaCGGCGAAGTACAAAGCAGCACCGCTCGTCCACGCTCGATTCAAACTGCGGCAAACACGacgagtcccccccccctcccccccaactcaGCTCATGTCCGGTTGCCACGGCAATCCCCTCACACTCACTTTCCGGGCGAAACTGGCACCGTTGAACTTGGTGTAGTCCTCCCCGGCCTCCACAGGCGTGTCTGACACTTTGCGTTTCTGGCGGACACGAGGGGTTTCTCAAGGTCAAGGTCAAGGTCAAGCTGTCAGGGGGAACCGCACAGCACTGCGTGCAGCTGCCGCTACCGCTAACTACGCTAAATAATCAGCCTGCAGCACTGCGTGCAGCTGCCGCTACCGCTAACTATGCTAAATAATCAGACTGCAGCACTGCGTGCAGCTGCCGCTACCGCTAACTACGCTAAATCAGACTGCAGCACTGCGTGCAGCTGCCGCTACCGCTAACTACGCTAAATAATCAGACTGCAGCACTGCGTGCAGCTGCCGCTACCGCTAACTATGCTAAATAATCAGACTGCAGCACTGCGTGCAGCTGCCGCTACCGCTAACTATGCTAAATAATCAGACTGCAGCACTGCGTGCAGCTGCAGCTACCGCTAACTACGCTAAATAACCAGACTGCAGCACTGCGTGCAGCTGCCGCTACCGCTAACTACGCTAAATAACCAGACTGCAGCACTGCGTGCAGCTGCCGCTACCGCTAACTATGCTAAATAATCAGACTGCAGCACTGTGTGCAGCTGCCGCTACTGCTAACTACGCTAAATAATCAGACTGCAGCACTGCGTGCAGCTGCCGCTACCGCTAACTACGCTAAATAATCAGCCTGCAGCACCGCGTGCAGCTGCCGCTACCGCTAACTATGCTAAATAATCAGCCTGCAGCACTGCGTGCAGCTGCCGCTACCGCTAACTACGCTAAATAATCAGCCTGCAGCACTGCGTGCAGCTGCCGCTACCGCTAACTATGCTAAATAATCAGACTGCAGCACTGCGTGCACCTACTGCTACCGCTAACTATGCTAAATAATCAGACTGCAGCACTGTGTGCAGCTGCCGCTACTGCTAACTACGCTAAATAATCAGCCTGCAGCACCGCGTGCAGCTGCCGCTACCGCTAACTATGCTAAATAATCAGCCTGCAGCACTGCGTGCAGCTGCCGCTACCGCTAACTACGCTAAATAATCAGCCTGCAGCACTGCGTGCAGCTGCCGCTACCGCTAACTATGCTAAATAATCAGACTGCAGCACTGCGTGCACCTACTGCTACCGCTAACTATGCTAAATAATCAGACTGCAGCACTGTGTGCAGCTGCCGCTACTGCTAACTACGCTAAATAATCAGACTGCAGCACTGCGTGCAGCTGCCGCTACCGCTAACTATGCTAAATAAGACTGCAGCACTGCGTGCACCTGCTGCTATCGCTAACTATGCTAAATAATCAGACTGCACAGCGACGACATGCTCAATAACCCGCCCTCCCACACCCCACTACACATGTGTAACCTAGCCTGACTAAACGCGGGTGCATGCCAAGCTGCAGCTCCATGTGACCGGCACATAACTGAGGGGCTTTGAGTGACTGTACCTTAGAGGGGGGCTCCAGGTCTTTCGGGCTCGAAACCTCCGGTAGCCTGGAGATGAGCCAAAGAGACAATGAGAGACAGAACCGATTGGAGCTTTCCACTCTTCCACTGGTATCAGAGACACAAATTTTTAATAATAAGCGCACGTACTGCAGAATCTTCTGGAGCTCCTTGCTCAGGTCCTCACTGATGTACTCAGATATCAGACCGTGAGCATAGCGCAGGTAATCCTCTAAAAGAAAGGAAGACATGCAGAGATTCAGCTACATCGCATCTTCTTTAAGGCatcacatattacattacattacaggcatttagcagatgctcctatccagagcgacttacacaacttttatccagctgtacattgcatccaattgtacagctggatatatactgaagcaatgcaggttaagtaccttgctcaggggtacaacggcagtgtcctaccttgGACTCGAACCTCTGACCTGTGAggtcacaagaccagttccttacccaatTATAATACACTGCCGCCCTACACAAAACGACAGACTGCACAGACCAGTAAACTCTTCTGCAATCTGGCCAGTATCGTGCAGACTTGTGTGAACAGTTTAGGCAACACAAGACAGCTGGAAATGTCTGTCCTTAAACAGTGCCAAAAGAGAGGTTCTAAACACTGTCTGCTTCAACACAACATCCTTCAGACAACACCCTCTCAAAGCCaccatgctaatgctaactggGAAAGCATAGAAAAACATGAAGGAACACTAGACAGGCTAAACAGACTGACACGCTGCAGTGTGATTATCTAACGCTGGACAGCTTGAACAGTGACACTGTAATTTGATTATCTAAGCACGGACAGGTTCAACAGACTGTCGCTGGAGTGTGACTGCTGCCAAACTGTGTGATCACAGTTCATCACATCTTTCAAATGTGTGACAGGCAACCACTCATTTTTGGCCATACGTTGAAAGTGGGAAATCCAGCGAAGAAGACGACGTATTTCTTAAATACTGAGGTCCAAACAAAATGCACACGTTCATGTTTCATTTGAGTAGGCAGCACCACCATGGGGCCAATGCGTTTACA includes:
- the LOC118213705 gene encoding protein CXorf21, which encodes MFCESALWRMRFCLDSEPPHAPPSELEPPHGDMAEPGGFPERSARPRSATEAPGGDGRGAVPGPSQTVPGGRRGDRSSIPAQGWQTTPEVDIPWLSKPSGDTFLVPSSCKSICKNYSDLLIGGDQVLPLSLGAGQGEAAGSPRLPSGPFLQSSEIPPPLESPPGRGSPPRSSRAPARGDSSRWRTSSGKDRSFLFHGGGGGPLSNSQLNAYLEQKLVDLYRQYMVESLAQQGSPSAVLASELILTSVDQITQQLSREQNLEAARAKDMVISCLLRVASGLPSSGEISTPQLQISEDQP